A single window of Granulicella mallensis MP5ACTX8 DNA harbors:
- a CDS encoding integrase, translated as MATIVKTPSATWKAVIRKTGWPTTAKTFRTKRDAEDWSRRTEDEMVRGAYIQRAGADRLTVADALTRYLAEITPSKRPSSQVSDRQRSAILTKHLGKYSLAAVTPEVAAKFRDVRLAGEDRKDDIGGPVPRSNDTVRLDLALLGHLFTIAIKEWGIGLPANPVMNIRRPTPAPGRNRRLSAGEEAKLLKAVALHSNPMLRWIVSIALETGMRSSEITGLRRMQVDLDRRIVRLLETKNTTPRTVPLSKDAVEIFREAITHPVRPIDTDLIFFGEPGRDGKRRPYNFNPVWLNIKREQGLADVRFHDMRHEAVSRFVEAGFSDQEVSAISGHKSMQMLKRYTHLRAEDLVARMDEAALRHRGQVREA; from the coding sequence GTGGCGACTATCGTCAAGACTCCATCTGCTACTTGGAAGGCCGTCATCCGCAAGACCGGCTGGCCCACGACCGCGAAGACCTTTCGCACCAAACGGGACGCAGAAGACTGGTCGCGCCGCACTGAAGACGAGATGGTGCGCGGCGCGTACATTCAGCGGGCAGGTGCTGATCGTCTTACCGTAGCGGATGCTCTGACGCGATACCTAGCGGAGATAACGCCGAGCAAGCGGCCAAGCTCTCAAGTATCAGATCGGCAGAGATCGGCAATCCTCACGAAACACTTGGGCAAATACTCCCTGGCCGCAGTCACTCCCGAAGTTGCCGCAAAGTTTCGAGACGTACGACTTGCCGGCGAAGATCGGAAGGATGACATAGGCGGGCCCGTTCCACGTTCAAATGACACTGTTCGGCTCGACCTGGCATTACTGGGACACCTCTTCACAATTGCAATAAAAGAGTGGGGTATCGGGCTACCCGCGAATCCAGTCATGAACATCCGTAGACCAACGCCAGCTCCTGGTCGCAACCGTCGCCTCTCTGCTGGCGAGGAAGCTAAGCTTCTCAAGGCTGTTGCCCTGCACAGTAATCCGATGCTCCGCTGGATCGTGAGCATCGCTCTTGAGACGGGGATGCGCTCCTCCGAGATCACCGGGCTTCGCCGAATGCAAGTGGACTTGGATCGTCGAATTGTGCGGTTGTTGGAGACAAAGAACACGACGCCACGCACCGTTCCTTTGAGTAAAGATGCCGTCGAGATTTTCCGTGAGGCGATAACGCATCCGGTACGGCCCATAGATACCGATTTGATCTTCTTCGGAGAGCCCGGTCGAGATGGCAAGCGTCGTCCCTACAACTTCAACCCTGTATGGCTGAACATCAAGCGCGAACAGGGGCTCGCCGATGTCCGCTTCCACGATATGCGACATGAGGCGGTAAGCCGATTCGTCGAAGCAGGCTTCTCGGACCAGGAGGTCTCCGCAATCAGTGGTCACAAGTCGATGCAAATGTTGAAGCGTTACACACATCTGCGAGCTGAAGACTTAGTGGCTCGGATGGACGAGGCCGCGTTACGGCATAGAGGTCAAGTGCGTGAAGCGTAG
- a CDS encoding ammonium transporter: MPSARTQEARPSFSQKLMRLSTRLRDAEWRRYGATLLAGKVLGVTAVMAVAAVVTELCFAKVFAADTPAIKVADVISPINTMWTLVAAFLVFGMQVGFTMLEAGFCRSRETVNVLMECIVDTCLCGLLFYAIGFAFMFSHGNGFIGYHWFFLKDIPTTYESSGVSFLAFWIFQFAFADTCSTITSGAMIGRTGFVGDLLYSLAVSGFIYPIIGHWAWGPDGFLATMGTAGYFLPHLGQSFHDFAGSTVVHTIGGMVALAGSIVLGPRLGRTFKRDGGGPMLPHDLTIAASGALLLWFGWYGFNPGSTLSAMDFEGIGRVSANTTLAACAAGLSAMFMSYPMSKKWDISFTVNGFLAGLVAITCPCYWVSPTGSILIGAVAGVVVVLGVELLEYLRIDDPIGAVPVHGLCGIWGTLSLGLFAIGKYGVSGPTAPDNSAPLTGLFYGGGLTLMKAQLIGSAIITLSTFAVALLVMWLVNLTGTLRVSHEGELYGLDLHEHGITAYPEYVITSLGSPSGLSVPSEK, translated from the coding sequence ATGCCCTCCGCCCGAACCCAGGAAGCACGTCCCTCCTTCTCGCAGAAACTCATGCGCCTCAGCACACGGCTGCGCGATGCAGAGTGGCGCCGCTACGGCGCTACGCTCCTTGCCGGTAAAGTCCTCGGCGTCACCGCCGTGATGGCGGTGGCCGCTGTGGTGACCGAACTTTGTTTCGCGAAGGTGTTCGCCGCGGATACTCCGGCGATCAAAGTAGCCGACGTGATCAGCCCGATCAACACCATGTGGACGCTGGTCGCGGCCTTCCTCGTCTTCGGCATGCAGGTCGGGTTCACCATGCTGGAGGCGGGCTTCTGCCGCTCACGCGAGACCGTCAATGTGCTGATGGAGTGCATCGTCGACACCTGTCTTTGCGGCCTGCTCTTCTATGCCATCGGCTTCGCCTTCATGTTCTCCCATGGCAATGGCTTTATCGGCTACCACTGGTTCTTCCTGAAGGACATTCCCACGACCTACGAATCGAGCGGCGTCAGCTTTCTCGCCTTCTGGATCTTCCAGTTCGCGTTCGCCGATACCTGTTCCACTATTACTTCGGGCGCTATGATCGGCCGCACCGGCTTTGTGGGCGATCTGCTCTACAGCCTTGCAGTTTCGGGATTCATCTACCCCATCATCGGCCACTGGGCATGGGGGCCGGACGGCTTCCTGGCTACGATGGGCACTGCGGGATACTTTCTTCCGCACCTGGGACAGAGCTTCCATGACTTCGCCGGTTCGACGGTGGTCCACACCATCGGCGGCATGGTGGCACTGGCCGGATCGATCGTCCTGGGACCTCGGCTGGGACGCACCTTCAAGCGCGACGGCGGCGGGCCCATGCTGCCGCACGATCTGACCATCGCCGCCTCGGGAGCGCTGCTGCTCTGGTTCGGCTGGTATGGCTTCAATCCCGGCTCGACGCTTTCCGCCATGGACTTCGAAGGCATCGGGCGCGTCTCTGCGAACACCACGCTCGCGGCGTGCGCTGCCGGTCTCAGCGCGATGTTTATGTCTTACCCGATGAGCAAGAAGTGGGACATCAGCTTCACGGTCAACGGCTTCCTGGCGGGCCTGGTTGCGATTACCTGTCCCTGCTACTGGGTCAGCCCGACAGGCTCGATTCTTATCGGAGCGGTGGCGGGCGTCGTCGTGGTCCTCGGCGTGGAGCTGCTCGAGTACCTGCGCATCGACGATCCGATCGGCGCGGTTCCCGTGCACGGCCTCTGCGGGATCTGGGGAACGCTGTCGCTGGGTCTCTTCGCGATCGGCAAGTATGGAGTGAGCGGCCCCACGGCGCCGGATAACAGCGCGCCGCTGACAGGGCTCTTCTACGGCGGCGGTCTTACGTTGATGAAGGCGCAGTTGATCGGCAGCGCCATCATTACGCTTTCCACCTTTGCCGTGGCCCTGCTGGTGATGTGGCTGGTGAATCTGACCGGAACGCTGCGCGTCTCGCACGAAGGCGAACTGTACGGGCTCGACCTCCACGAGCACGGCATCACGGCCTATCCCGAGTACGTCATCACGAGCCTCGGCTCTCCCTCCGGCCTCTCGGTACCCAGCGAGAAGTAG
- a CDS encoding P-II family nitrogen regulator, with product MTKVEAIIRPSQFDKVQEALAQLGIEGMTVSEVRGHGRQKGHTESYRGREYAISLIPKVRIEIVVTDERVEPVIDAILVNAATGEIGDGKIFLYKAEDAIRIRNQDRGEIAL from the coding sequence ATGACGAAAGTGGAAGCTATCATTCGCCCCAGCCAATTCGATAAGGTCCAGGAAGCGCTTGCCCAGCTCGGGATTGAAGGTATGACCGTGTCCGAAGTTCGCGGACACGGTCGCCAGAAAGGCCATACCGAGAGCTATCGGGGAAGGGAGTATGCCATCAGCCTGATTCCCAAGGTGCGCATCGAAATTGTTGTTACCGATGAGCGCGTGGAACCTGTGATCGATGCCATCCTTGTGAACGCCGCTACCGGGGAGATCGGGGATGGAAAGATCTTCCTCTACAAGGCTGAGGATGCCATCCGTATTCGCAACCAGGACCGGGGTGAGATTGCGCTGTAG
- a CDS encoding YraN family protein, which translates to MSLATFTLGLERRAYLALQRLAARNSNGSPRPQHLLTGEQGEDAACFHLRSLGYTIVARRWKADRIKGDLDLVAWDGDTLVIFEIKTRTARDLATAESQVDLYKQRVLRRMAAAYLRQIPEPHRDRIPIRFDVLSVYLLPEGAAFEHFRDAFSAHAELRHSGV; encoded by the coding sequence ATGAGCCTTGCCACGTTCACGCTCGGCCTGGAACGCCGTGCCTACCTTGCGCTGCAGCGTCTGGCTGCGCGCAACTCCAACGGCAGTCCCAGGCCTCAGCATCTTCTTACCGGAGAACAAGGCGAAGATGCAGCCTGCTTCCACCTCCGCTCGCTGGGATATACGATCGTCGCGCGCCGCTGGAAGGCCGACCGCATCAAGGGAGACCTCGACCTCGTTGCCTGGGACGGAGACACGCTCGTGATCTTCGAGATCAAGACCCGCACGGCCCGGGACCTCGCCACCGCCGAGAGCCAGGTCGACCTCTACAAGCAGCGCGTCCTCCGCCGCATGGCCGCGGCGTACCTTCGCCAGATCCCCGAACCCCATCGTGATCGCATCCCGATCCGCTTCGATGTGCTCTCGGTCTACCTGCTGCCCGAGGGGGCGGCGTTCGAACACTTTCGCGATGCTTTCTCCGCCCATGCCGAATTACGCCACTCCGGTGTCTAA
- a CDS encoding CTP synthase, whose translation MSAKYIFVTGGVVSSLGKGLAAASIGCLLEARGLRINLMKFDPYLNVDPGTMSPFQHGEVFVTDDGAETDLDLGHYERFTHAKLSRDNNLTTGRIYEQIITKERRGDYLGKTVQVIPHVTNEIKNAAKKIGADCDVAIVEIGGTVGDIESLPFLEAIRQMRQELGRDNTCFVHVTLIPWIAAAQELKTKPTQHSVKEMLSIGIQPDILLCRADRAVPQEMRSKIAAFCNVEEAAVVVARDVPSIYEVPLNLAAENVDTLAMKYLRLETKTPDMSQWVDIVHRAYNPKDEVSIGIVGKYVEYEDSYKSLKEALVHGALAENLKLKVTWLEAEGLEVENYSSQLEGLDGILVPGGFGKRGIEGMLNAIRYARENKVPYFGICLGMQTACIEYARNVCGLTDANSGEFDPATPHRIIYKLRELIGVEEMGGTMRLGAWTCVMEPDSLAAKAYGTTEISERHRHRYEFNREYEPALTAAGLRLTGTTPDATYVEIVEIPDHPFFLGCQFHPEFKSKPLEPHPLFHSFVKASYANRGLLKAQSLVEAEVKA comes from the coding sequence ATGTCAGCAAAGTACATCTTTGTGACGGGCGGTGTTGTGTCATCGCTGGGTAAGGGGCTCGCAGCAGCCTCGATCGGTTGTTTACTCGAAGCGCGTGGACTACGCATCAATCTGATGAAATTTGACCCGTATCTGAACGTCGATCCGGGCACCATGTCACCGTTCCAGCACGGCGAGGTCTTCGTCACCGACGATGGCGCGGAGACCGATCTGGATCTCGGCCACTACGAACGGTTCACGCACGCGAAGCTGTCGCGCGATAACAACCTGACGACGGGCCGCATCTACGAGCAGATCATCACCAAGGAACGTCGTGGCGACTACCTCGGCAAGACGGTGCAGGTGATTCCGCACGTGACGAATGAGATTAAGAACGCGGCCAAGAAGATCGGCGCGGACTGCGATGTCGCCATTGTCGAGATCGGCGGAACGGTGGGCGATATCGAGTCGCTTCCCTTCCTCGAGGCCATTCGCCAGATGCGGCAGGAGCTGGGCCGGGACAATACCTGCTTCGTGCACGTCACGCTGATTCCGTGGATCGCCGCCGCGCAGGAGCTGAAGACCAAGCCGACGCAGCACTCCGTGAAGGAGATGCTCAGCATCGGCATCCAGCCGGACATCCTGCTCTGCCGCGCCGACCGCGCAGTGCCGCAGGAGATGCGGTCGAAGATCGCGGCCTTCTGCAACGTCGAAGAAGCTGCCGTTGTCGTCGCGCGGGATGTGCCTTCGATCTATGAGGTTCCTCTGAACCTTGCGGCCGAAAACGTCGACACGCTGGCGATGAAGTATCTGCGGCTGGAGACGAAGACTCCGGATATGTCGCAGTGGGTCGATATCGTGCACCGGGCCTATAACCCGAAGGACGAGGTGTCGATCGGCATCGTCGGAAAGTATGTCGAGTATGAAGACAGCTATAAGTCGCTGAAGGAAGCGCTGGTACACGGAGCGCTGGCCGAAAACCTGAAGCTGAAGGTGACGTGGCTGGAGGCCGAGGGCCTCGAAGTGGAGAACTACTCTTCTCAGCTTGAGGGCCTGGACGGCATCCTTGTCCCGGGTGGCTTCGGCAAGCGCGGCATCGAAGGCATGCTGAACGCGATTCGCTATGCGCGCGAGAACAAGGTGCCCTACTTTGGTATCTGCCTCGGCATGCAGACGGCGTGTATTGAGTATGCGCGCAACGTGTGCGGTCTGACGGACGCCAACTCGGGTGAGTTCGACCCGGCCACTCCGCATCGCATCATCTATAAGCTGCGCGAGCTGATCGGCGTGGAGGAGATGGGCGGGACGATGCGTCTGGGCGCGTGGACCTGCGTGATGGAGCCGGACTCGCTCGCCGCCAAGGCTTACGGAACGACAGAGATCTCAGAGCGGCATCGGCATCGCTACGAGTTCAACCGCGAGTACGAACCGGCCCTAACGGCTGCGGGCCTGCGGCTGACGGGAACGACTCCCGATGCGACTTATGTCGAGATCGTGGAAATTCCGGACCATCCGTTCTTCCTCGGCTGCCAGTTCCATCCGGAGTTCAAGTCGAAGCCGCTGGAGCCGCATCCGCTGTTTCATTCGTTTGTGAAGGCGAGCTATGCGAATCGGGGATTGTTGAAGGCGCAGAGTTTGGTGGAAGCTGAGGTTAAGGCGTAG